A genomic region of Noviherbaspirillum sp. L7-7A contains the following coding sequences:
- a CDS encoding WGR domain-containing protein: MAGHQPVKLLFIWRTRFYSAVLDRDLFGQWSVTRSWGSSRNGQGGGRITVVPDFESGLALLRTIAGRREKLGYRLSE, translated from the coding sequence ATGGCGGGCCATCAGCCGGTCAAGTTGCTGTTCATCTGGCGCACACGTTTCTACAGTGCGGTGCTGGACCGTGATCTGTTCGGTCAATGGAGCGTTACCCGCAGTTGGGGCAGCAGTCGCAATGGACAGGGCGGCGGCCGGATAACGGTCGTTCCCGATTTCGAGAGCGGCCTGGCGCTGCTGCGGACTATTGCAGGCAGGCGGGAGAAACTCGGCTACCGCCTTAGCGAATAA
- a CDS encoding PaaI family thioesterase, which produces MEANDVLAAWRHQEEQLRAGRTRGDLQLGVASREQIAGKTGLEIMQSLLRGELPAPPISDTLDFALIEVDYGRAVFQGRPLERHYNPLGTVHGGWFATLLDSALGCAVHTALPAGKSYTTLELKVNMLRALTKKVELVRAEGRTIHVGGQVATAEARLVDAAGKLYAHATTTCLVFDLPPR; this is translated from the coding sequence ATGGAGGCAAACGACGTACTGGCCGCCTGGAGGCACCAGGAAGAGCAATTGCGTGCGGGCCGGACCCGCGGCGACCTGCAACTCGGCGTGGCCAGCCGCGAACAGATTGCCGGCAAGACCGGGCTGGAGATCATGCAGTCATTGCTGCGCGGCGAACTGCCGGCGCCGCCGATAAGCGACACCCTGGACTTCGCCCTGATCGAGGTGGACTACGGACGGGCGGTATTCCAGGGCCGGCCGCTGGAGCGCCACTACAATCCGCTGGGTACGGTGCATGGCGGCTGGTTCGCCACCCTGCTGGACTCGGCGCTCGGATGCGCCGTCCACACTGCCCTGCCAGCCGGCAAGAGTTACACCACGCTGGAATTGAAGGTCAACATGCTGCGCGCACTGACCAAGAAAGTGGAACTGGTACGGGCCGAGGGCCGCACCATCCATGTCGGCGGCCAGGTGGCAACCGCGGAAGCCCGCCTGGTGGACGCTGCCGGCAAGCTGTATGCGCATGCCACGACGACATGCCTGGTATTCGATTTGCCACCCAGGTAG
- a CDS encoding MFS transporter codes for MSAIASNDTSTTASRSAWMLMLAAAAILMLTMGARQTMGLFLSPLNTATGLGIASISLALAVGQLMWGVAQPVFGAVADRYGSMRVIVIGALMLAAGTAATPFMHSQAGLLLTMGLLSAAGAGAGSFSILIGAASQRLPAERRAFASGFINAGGSFGQFVFAPAVQAIIGSAGWVVAMLAMAASSLLTIPLARPLRTPPRPKSDAGAPGADGGLKAQLRLALRDRSYLCLHAGFFTCGFHIAFLVTHLPGEVGLCGLPASVSAAALALIGLFNIAGSLSAGMLASRFRMKYLLAAMYGSRAVIILIYLAAPKTAWTFYLFAAALGFTWLATVPPTAGLVGKLFGVRYLATLFGLTLLSHQIGGFFGAWLGGLSFVTYGNYNWMWYADIALALAAALVNLPIREAPVPRPAVAA; via the coding sequence ATGAGCGCCATTGCTTCCAACGACACCTCCACCACCGCCTCGCGCAGCGCCTGGATGCTGATGCTGGCCGCCGCCGCCATCCTGATGCTGACCATGGGCGCGCGCCAGACCATGGGCCTGTTCCTGTCGCCGCTCAACACCGCCACTGGCCTGGGCATTGCCTCCATCAGCCTGGCGCTGGCGGTGGGCCAGCTGATGTGGGGCGTCGCCCAGCCCGTATTCGGCGCCGTGGCCGACCGTTATGGCTCGATGCGGGTCATCGTCATCGGCGCACTGATGCTGGCGGCCGGCACCGCGGCCACGCCCTTCATGCACAGCCAGGCCGGACTCCTGCTGACCATGGGCCTGCTGAGCGCCGCCGGCGCCGGCGCCGGCAGCTTTTCCATCCTGATCGGCGCCGCATCGCAACGGCTGCCGGCCGAGCGGCGGGCATTCGCCTCCGGCTTCATCAATGCAGGCGGCTCCTTCGGCCAGTTCGTCTTTGCGCCGGCGGTGCAGGCCATCATCGGCAGCGCCGGCTGGGTCGTCGCGATGCTGGCCATGGCCGCCAGTTCCCTGCTCACCATCCCGCTGGCCCGTCCGCTGCGCACGCCACCGCGTCCGAAGAGCGATGCCGGCGCCCCGGGCGCGGACGGCGGGCTGAAGGCGCAGCTGCGGCTGGCCCTGCGCGACCGCAGCTACCTCTGCCTGCATGCCGGCTTTTTCACCTGCGGCTTTCACATCGCCTTCCTGGTCACCCATCTGCCCGGCGAGGTCGGCCTGTGCGGCCTGCCGGCCAGCGTCTCGGCTGCGGCGCTGGCCCTGATCGGCCTGTTCAACATCGCAGGCAGCCTGTCGGCCGGCATGCTGGCATCGCGCTTCCGGATGAAATACCTGCTGGCGGCCATGTACGGCAGCCGCGCCGTGATCATCCTGATCTACCTCGCCGCGCCCAAGACCGCCTGGACTTTCTACCTGTTTGCCGCCGCGCTCGGCTTCACCTGGCTGGCCACGGTGCCGCCCACCGCCGGCCTGGTCGGCAAGCTGTTCGGCGTGCGTTACCTGGCGACCCTGTTCGGCCTAACCCTGCTGTCGCACCAGATCGGCGGCTTCTTCGGCGCCTGGCTGGGCGGCCTGTCCTTCGTCACCTATGGCAACTACAACTGGATGTGGTACGCCGACATCGCGCTGGCCCTGGCTGCCGCGCTGGTCAATCTGCCGATCCGCGAAGCGCCGGTGCCCCGTCCCGCCGTGGCCGCCTGA
- a CDS encoding TetR/AcrR family transcriptional regulator: MKVSRQQMAANRERLLDIASRLFRERGFDNVSVAEIMQQAGLTHGGFYGHFASKEALAAEAATHALLQTANRWRATLERSGTAGLERIVDAYLSQQHRDLPGAGCAIAALGPEVARQADPVRHAFAMELESLVGVLSGFLPGADTSARRKRALALMAQLVGAIVLARAFGSSDLSSEILDVVRAAVVLPDAAATTTA, from the coding sequence ATGAAGGTGTCACGCCAACAGATGGCAGCCAACCGCGAACGTCTGCTCGACATCGCCTCGCGCCTGTTCCGCGAGCGCGGCTTTGACAACGTCAGCGTTGCCGAAATCATGCAGCAAGCCGGGCTGACCCACGGCGGCTTCTATGGCCACTTCGCGTCAAAGGAGGCGCTGGCGGCGGAAGCGGCCACCCATGCGCTGCTGCAGACGGCCAACCGCTGGCGCGCCACGCTGGAAAGAAGCGGCACCGCCGGCCTCGAACGCATCGTCGATGCCTACCTTTCGCAACAGCACCGCGACCTTCCCGGCGCGGGCTGCGCCATTGCCGCGCTCGGCCCCGAAGTGGCGCGCCAGGCCGACCCGGTACGCCATGCCTTCGCCATGGAACTCGAAAGCCTGGTCGGCGTGCTGTCCGGCTTCCTGCCCGGCGCCGATACGTCCGCGCGCCGCAAGCGGGCGCTGGCGCTGATGGCGCAACTGGTGGGCGCCATCGTGCTGGCCCGCGCCTTCGGCAGCAGCGACCTGTCCTCTGAAATCCTGGACGTCGTGCGCGCTGCCGTCGTGCTGCCGGACGCGGCTGCCACGACAACTGCCTGA
- a CDS encoding PAS domain S-box protein: MNRTEETEILREALAASIGDVARQPLAERLQWLTAVQASLTAADDESHALDIARDAAWRLGQAHGITVAQRDHGSCRLLPTAGGDLPCPALDGICAEAAQHGRSLMINSPDSDAPHLPDPLRSLLLVPAGRAGSRTIGVCWYRPCPVDEDNRVLLEMLCRTTAAALDQLDIETRSRMNDQRFRVLVEGVAQAIWEAAPDGAVAIDSPTWRAWTGQSVEQMLGHGWMEAIHPEDRREFDARWQDIRQKRSPADLAFRLRRADGSWSWTDMRTAPLFNDDGSVQKWACMNMDITDRKCAEEVLHRSETRFRALAEASPALIWQLDPAGNVVYLNPRYTELSGRPKNTLMHAGWRSLLHPEDAPAYLTALSDARRLRQRFQCRTRVRSRDGTWCWLESYGMPFFTGDGGYAGHVCMSIDISDAVAAEKALRDADRRKDEFLATLAHELRNPLAPLCSAMPMMGRSNGARLSDRLQQMMSRQLDYIVRLVDDLMDISRVTRGRIALRRAPTALADVLQGAVETSMPLVESAHHRLNRTPIEADIMLDADAVRLTQVFANLLNNAARYTSPGGQIWLHAYEEENMAIVSVRDNGIGISPQMLPRVFDIFSQEREAASQRQGGLGIGLTLVANLVRMHGGSVEARSAGLGLGSEFIVRLPLMPKMAQAEEQGASGGGATEEGAQKVLVVDDNRDAAETLSMLLEFMGSKAVRVAHDGPSALATMETFRPDVVLLDIGMPGMDGNEVARRIREQPRYAGTRLVALTGWGQEEDRKRTHESGFDHHLTKPVDIAALQSLLSQF; encoded by the coding sequence ATGAACAGAACAGAAGAAACGGAAATACTTCGGGAGGCGCTTGCAGCCTCGATCGGCGACGTGGCGCGGCAACCCCTGGCCGAGCGCCTGCAATGGCTGACCGCCGTCCAGGCCAGCCTGACCGCGGCCGACGATGAAAGTCACGCACTGGATATCGCGCGCGATGCCGCCTGGCGGCTCGGCCAGGCGCATGGGATCACGGTTGCGCAGCGCGACCACGGCTCATGCCGCCTGCTGCCCACCGCGGGCGGCGATCTGCCTTGCCCGGCCCTGGACGGAATCTGCGCCGAGGCCGCGCAGCATGGCCGCTCCCTGATGATCAACAGCCCCGACAGCGACGCGCCCCATTTGCCGGATCCGCTGCGCAGCCTGCTGCTGGTGCCTGCCGGCCGCGCCGGCTCGCGCACGATAGGCGTGTGCTGGTACCGGCCCTGTCCGGTCGATGAAGACAACCGGGTGCTGCTGGAAATGCTGTGCCGGACCACGGCCGCGGCGCTGGACCAACTCGACATTGAAACCCGCAGCCGCATGAACGACCAGCGTTTCCGGGTGCTGGTGGAAGGGGTGGCGCAGGCGATCTGGGAAGCGGCGCCGGACGGCGCGGTGGCAATCGATTCGCCGACCTGGCGCGCCTGGACCGGCCAGAGCGTGGAGCAGATGCTGGGCCATGGCTGGATGGAGGCGATCCATCCGGAGGACAGGCGCGAGTTCGACGCCAGGTGGCAGGACATCCGCCAGAAGCGCTCGCCGGCCGACCTGGCATTCCGGCTGCGCCGCGCCGATGGCAGCTGGAGCTGGACCGACATGCGCACGGCGCCGCTGTTCAATGACGATGGTAGCGTCCAGAAATGGGCCTGCATGAACATGGACATCACCGACCGCAAATGCGCGGAGGAAGTCCTGCATCGCAGCGAAACCCGCTTCCGCGCGCTGGCCGAAGCATCGCCGGCGCTGATCTGGCAGCTCGACCCGGCCGGCAACGTTGTCTATCTCAATCCACGCTATACCGAACTGAGCGGCCGCCCGAAGAATACGCTGATGCATGCCGGCTGGCGCAGCCTGCTGCATCCCGAGGATGCGCCGGCCTATCTGACGGCGCTGTCGGACGCCCGCAGGCTGCGCCAGCGTTTCCAGTGCCGCACGCGGGTGCGCAGCCGTGACGGCACATGGTGCTGGCTGGAATCCTATGGCATGCCGTTCTTCACAGGCGATGGCGGCTATGCCGGCCATGTCTGCATGTCGATCGATATTTCTGACGCCGTGGCGGCCGAGAAGGCGCTGCGCGACGCCGACCGGCGCAAGGATGAATTCCTGGCGACGCTGGCGCATGAGCTGCGCAATCCGCTGGCGCCGCTGTGCAGCGCCATGCCCATGATGGGACGGTCCAACGGCGCCCGGCTGTCGGACCGGCTGCAGCAGATGATGTCGCGCCAGCTCGACTATATCGTCCGGCTGGTGGACGACCTGATGGACATTTCCCGTGTCACGCGCGGCCGCATCGCGCTGCGCCGCGCGCCGACGGCGCTGGCCGATGTGCTGCAGGGCGCGGTGGAAACCAGCATGCCGCTGGTGGAAAGCGCGCACCATCGCCTCAACCGCACGCCGATCGAGGCCGATATCATGCTGGACGCCGATGCGGTGCGCCTGACCCAGGTCTTCGCCAACCTGCTCAATAATGCCGCCCGCTATACCAGCCCGGGCGGCCAGATCTGGCTCCATGCCTATGAGGAGGAAAACATGGCCATCGTTTCGGTGCGCGACAACGGCATTGGCATTTCGCCGCAGATGCTGCCGCGGGTGTTCGACATTTTTTCGCAGGAAAGGGAGGCGGCCAGCCAGCGCCAGGGCGGCCTGGGCATTGGCCTGACGCTGGTGGCCAACCTGGTGCGCATGCATGGCGGCAGTGTCGAGGCGCGCAGCGCCGGCCTCGGGCTGGGCAGCGAATTCATCGTGCGCCTGCCGCTGATGCCCAAGATGGCGCAAGCCGAAGAGCAGGGCGCCTCGGGCGGCGGCGCCACCGAGGAGGGCGCTCAAAAGGTGCTGGTGGTGGACGACAACCGCGATGCCGCCGAAACCCTGTCGATGCTGCTGGAATTCATGGGCAGCAAGGCGGTCAGGGTGGCCCACGACGGCCCGTCGGCGCTGGCAACGATGGAAACCTTCCGGCCCGATGTGGTGCTGCTCGATATCGGCATGCCGGGCATGGACGGCAATGAAGTGGCGCGCCGCATCCGCGAGCAGCCGCGCTATGCCGGCACCCGGCTGGTGGCGCTGACCGGCTGGGGCCAGGAAGAGGACCGGAAACGCACCCACGAAAGCGGCTTCGACCATCATCTGACCAAGCCGGTGGATATCGCGGCGCTGCAGTCGCTGCTGTCGCAGTTCTAG
- a CDS encoding EAL domain-containing protein, which yields MKQTDKTNHAIWPSDGGDMGERIRGHDWGGTLLGPVATWSPVLRATVDLMLRLPVPAVLLWGDRLVQFLNDPCRRLLGHTAPDMLGQPFQSHWPQRWELGASVIDTLTGRSQSRTFHQQSLPVFVGDSEESGLFSMTCTPVPAEDGGLGGMLILLQDTGQPDQGGAMQAERARRSAVLHADRLQLLEEVFRRSPSFVHVLRGPAYVVEFANETYARMVGHRDLIGRPLFDTVPELSSARYQSVLAQVRATGEPFVGRDMAVMLASEPGAAPEETFIDVVYSPLVDADGRNAWLLGYGVNVTEKTRARRQAEQALRDSEARLSAIFSRAAAGLSELSLDGRFLRVNDTICQMLGRSRQELLSASIVDVTHPEDVPPSMEAVQRLLAGVEQVALDKRYLRRDGSIIFCNSALTRLDDDQGRPRSLLAVTVDLTQRRQAEAALRESEEFHRFAADAGAIGKWEIDLASGNCTVSPRMATLLGYPAEQTMLTSAQWSSMVEPEDLAMLTSKLEAVALADAQLDIELRIRRHGSGELRWMYNRGGVVKDSSGRSARVHGVSLDVTERKESEAALRASEERYRMLTELSPDAMLVNVANRVVYANQSAVALLGAESVSDIVGHSPFAFIAPEFHNSVGERIAHALQDGHPRLPLMEQRWRRIDGAEVHVQVSAGFITWENQPAVQVLLRDVTEQQGIRDALRISNERLKLAIEGSGEGIWDWDIRRDVYTFSDHLKRMLNLGVACNGNGDIKEALRKRIHPDDLPRIWMALRAYIEGRESAYACDFRVQRPNGSWIWMLSRGIIVARDSDGRPLLMTGTMQDISARKEADEKIWHHANFDALTGLPNRRLFRDRLDQEVRKAARSGQQVALLFIDLDRFKQVNDLLGHDAGDTLLAQAANRIKGCVRDADTVARLGGDEFTVILTALDSPARVEHVCQKILETLESPFHIGKEVAYMSGSIGVTIYPNDAITSEELIRKADQAMYAAKNAGKNQFSYFTYAMDEKAHLRLRLASELRSALQAGQLEVHYQPVLDLGSGGIFKAEALLRWQHPRFGLVEPTSFIPLAEETGIINQIGNWVFKQAASRSSQWSERIGERFQIGVNKSPIQFLAHNDDADWLQYLKRTNVPGSSISIEITEGMLLHASSTVTNKLLEYRDAGIQVAIDDFGTGYSSMAYLMKFDIDYLKIDQSFVSEIATDAGSRTIAESIIVMAHKLGLKVIAEGIETPEQLALLVAAGCDYGQGFLFARAVVPAEFEKMLLENRAGRSRWQDLFKRPVQDDAGTHSGGATYGAM from the coding sequence ATGAAGCAGACTGATAAAACGAATCATGCGATCTGGCCGTCGGATGGCGGCGATATGGGGGAGCGCATACGTGGCCATGACTGGGGCGGCACCCTGCTCGGCCCGGTCGCAACATGGTCGCCCGTATTGCGGGCCACCGTCGACCTGATGCTGCGCCTGCCGGTGCCGGCGGTGCTGCTGTGGGGCGACCGGCTGGTGCAATTTCTCAACGACCCCTGCCGCCGCCTGCTCGGCCATACCGCGCCGGACATGTTGGGCCAGCCGTTCCAGAGCCACTGGCCGCAGCGGTGGGAGCTTGGCGCCTCCGTCATCGATACGCTCACCGGCCGCAGCCAGTCACGCACCTTCCACCAGCAATCGCTGCCCGTCTTCGTCGGCGACAGCGAGGAGTCCGGCCTGTTCAGCATGACCTGCACGCCGGTGCCGGCCGAGGATGGCGGCCTGGGCGGCATGCTGATCCTGCTGCAGGACACCGGCCAGCCCGACCAGGGCGGCGCAATGCAGGCCGAACGCGCCCGGCGCAGCGCGGTGCTGCATGCCGACCGCCTGCAGTTGCTGGAGGAAGTGTTCCGCCGCTCCCCCTCCTTCGTGCATGTGCTGCGCGGGCCGGCCTACGTGGTGGAATTCGCCAACGAGACCTATGCCAGAATGGTCGGCCATCGCGACCTGATCGGCCGGCCGCTGTTCGACACCGTGCCGGAACTGAGTTCGGCGCGCTACCAGTCGGTACTGGCCCAGGTGCGTGCTACCGGCGAGCCCTTCGTGGGCCGCGACATGGCCGTCATGCTGGCCTCCGAGCCGGGCGCTGCGCCCGAGGAAACCTTTATCGATGTGGTCTACTCGCCGCTGGTGGACGCCGATGGCCGCAACGCCTGGCTCCTGGGCTATGGCGTGAATGTGACGGAAAAGACGCGCGCCCGTCGCCAGGCCGAGCAGGCTCTGCGCGACAGCGAAGCGCGGCTGTCGGCGATCTTTTCGCGTGCCGCCGCCGGCCTGTCGGAACTGTCGCTGGACGGCCGCTTCCTGCGCGTCAACGACACCATCTGCCAGATGCTGGGCCGCTCGCGCCAGGAACTGCTGTCGGCCAGCATCGTCGATGTCACGCATCCCGAGGATGTGCCGCCCAGCATGGAAGCCGTCCAGCGCCTGCTGGCCGGGGTCGAGCAGGTGGCGCTGGACAAGCGCTATCTGCGCCGCGACGGCAGCATCATCTTCTGCAACAGCGCACTGACCCGGCTCGACGACGACCAGGGCCGTCCGCGCTCGCTGCTGGCGGTCACGGTCGACCTGACCCAGCGCAGGCAGGCCGAAGCGGCGCTGCGTGAGAGCGAGGAATTCCATCGCTTCGCGGCCGATGCCGGCGCCATCGGCAAATGGGAAATCGACCTTGCCAGCGGCAACTGCACGGTGTCGCCGCGCATGGCGACGCTGCTTGGTTATCCGGCCGAGCAGACCATGCTGACCAGCGCCCAATGGAGCAGCATGGTGGAGCCGGAAGACCTGGCCATGCTGACCTCGAAACTGGAAGCGGTGGCGCTGGCCGATGCGCAGCTCGACATTGAACTGCGCATCCGCCGCCACGGCAGCGGCGAGCTGCGCTGGATGTACAACCGCGGCGGCGTGGTCAAGGACAGTTCCGGACGCAGCGCCCGCGTCCACGGCGTGTCGCTCGATGTCACCGAACGCAAGGAAAGCGAAGCGGCCCTGCGCGCCAGCGAGGAGCGCTACCGCATGCTCACCGAGCTCAGCCCGGATGCGATGCTGGTCAATGTCGCCAACCGCGTCGTCTATGCCAACCAGTCGGCGGTAGCCCTGCTGGGTGCGGAAAGCGTCAGCGATATCGTCGGGCATTCGCCGTTCGCCTTCATCGCGCCGGAGTTTCACAACAGCGTCGGCGAGCGCATCGCGCATGCCTTGCAGGACGGCCATCCCCGCTTGCCGCTGATGGAGCAGCGCTGGCGCCGCATCGATGGGGCCGAGGTGCATGTGCAGGTGTCGGCCGGCTTCATCACCTGGGAAAACCAGCCAGCTGTCCAGGTATTGCTGCGCGACGTCACCGAGCAGCAGGGCATACGGGATGCGCTGCGCATCAGCAACGAACGCCTGAAGCTGGCCATCGAGGGCTCGGGCGAAGGCATCTGGGACTGGGACATCCGGCGCGATGTCTATACCTTCTCCGACCATCTCAAGCGCATGCTCAATCTCGGCGTGGCATGCAATGGCAACGGTGATATCAAGGAAGCGCTGCGCAAGCGCATCCACCCCGACGACCTGCCGCGCATCTGGATGGCCTTGCGCGCCTACATCGAGGGCCGCGAAAGCGCCTATGCCTGCGACTTCCGGGTGCAGCGCCCGAACGGCTCCTGGATCTGGATGCTGTCGCGCGGCATCATCGTGGCGCGCGACAGCGACGGCAGGCCATTGCTGATGACTGGCACCATGCAAGACATCTCGGCCAGGAAGGAAGCCGATGAAAAGATCTGGCACCATGCCAACTTCGACGCCCTGACCGGCCTGCCCAACCGCCGCCTGTTCCGCGACCGCCTGGATCAGGAAGTGCGCAAGGCCGCCCGCAGCGGCCAGCAGGTTGCGCTGCTGTTCATCGATCTCGACCGCTTCAAGCAGGTCAACGACCTGCTCGGCCACGACGCCGGCGACACGCTGCTGGCGCAGGCGGCCAACCGCATCAAGGGCTGCGTGCGCGATGCCGACACCGTGGCCCGGCTGGGCGGCGACGAATTCACCGTCATTCTCACCGCGCTCGACAGCCCGGCCCGGGTCGAGCATGTATGCCAGAAAATCCTGGAGACGCTGGAAAGCCCTTTCCATATCGGCAAGGAAGTGGCCTACATGTCCGGCAGCATCGGCGTGACCATCTATCCCAACGATGCCATCACCTCGGAAGAGCTGATCCGCAAGGCCGACCAGGCCATGTACGCCGCCAAGAACGCCGGCAAGAACCAGTTCAGCTATTTCACCTATGCGATGGACGAAAAGGCGCACCTGCGCCTGCGCCTGGCCAGCGAACTGCGCAGCGCCCTGCAGGCCGGGCAGCTCGAGGTGCATTACCAGCCGGTGCTGGACCTGGGCAGCGGCGGCATCTTCAAGGCCGAGGCGCTGCTGCGCTGGCAGCATCCGCGCTTCGGGCTGGTCGAGCCGACCAGCTTCATCCCGCTGGCCGAGGAGACCGGCATCATCAACCAGATCGGCAACTGGGTTTTCAAGCAGGCCGCTTCCCGCTCCAGCCAATGGAGCGAACGCATCGGCGAGCGCTTCCAGATCGGCGTCAACAAGTCGCCGATCCAGTTCCTGGCGCATAACGACGACGCCGACTGGCTGCAGTACCTGAAGCGCACCAATGTGCCCGGCAGCAGCATCTCCATTGAAATCACCGAGGGCATGCTGCTGCATGCGTCGTCCACCGTCACCAACAAGCTGCTGGAATACCGCGACGCCGGCATCCAGGTCGCCATCGACGATTTCGGCACCGGCTATTCCTCGATGGCCTATCTGATGAAGTTCGACATCGACTACCTGAAGATAGACCAGTCCTTCGTCAGCGAGATAGCCACCGATGCCGGCAGCCGCACCATCGCCGAATCCATCATCGTGATGGCCCACAAGCTGGGCCTGAAGGTCATTGCCGAAGGCATCGAAACGCCCGAGCAGCTCGCGCTGCTGGTAGCAGCCGGCTGCGATTACGGCCAGGGCTTCCTGTTTGCCAGGGCCGTGGTGCCGGCGGAGTTCGAGAAGATGCTGCTGGAGAATCGCGCCGGCCGTTCGCGCTGGCAGGACCTGTTCAAGCGGCCTGTGCAGGACGATGCCGGTACGCATTCCGGCGGCGCGACCTACGGCGCCATGTAG
- a CDS encoding arylamine N-acetyltransferase, translating to MVPHTSTNLDAYLRRIGYRGPQPGPDLPTLRAIHALHVDAIPFENLSPLLGMEVALDLPALRQKLLADGRGGWCFEHNTLLQHALAELGFAVRPLAARVSWNVPPGVVSPRTHMLLQVELDGEPWIADAGFGGMTLSAPLRLVPHLPQHTPHGRFRLEPIDDGYRLEAELPEGWRPLYAFDLRTQLPPDFAMANWYLAHYPQSPFVSRLMAARAEPGRRHSLLNNRYTVHEVGGSMVSMIEHPESLRQLLTESFGIRLPDHPALEALLARLVISPS from the coding sequence ATGGTGCCGCACACTTCGACGAACCTTGACGCCTACCTGCGCCGCATCGGCTATCGCGGCCCGCAGCCCGGCCCCGACCTGCCAACGCTGCGCGCCATCCACGCGCTGCATGTCGACGCCATCCCTTTCGAAAACCTGTCGCCCCTGCTGGGCATGGAGGTGGCGCTGGACTTGCCGGCGCTGCGCCAGAAGCTGCTTGCCGATGGCCGCGGCGGCTGGTGCTTCGAGCACAACACCCTGCTGCAGCATGCCTTGGCCGAACTCGGCTTTGCCGTGCGCCCGCTGGCCGCGCGGGTGTCGTGGAATGTGCCGCCGGGCGTGGTCAGTCCGCGCACCCACATGCTGCTCCAGGTCGAACTCGACGGCGAGCCATGGATCGCCGATGCCGGCTTCGGCGGCATGACGCTCTCGGCCCCGCTGCGGCTGGTGCCGCATCTGCCGCAGCACACGCCGCATGGCCGCTTTCGCCTCGAGCCCATTGACGATGGTTATCGGCTCGAAGCCGAACTGCCGGAGGGCTGGCGCCCGTTGTACGCCTTCGACCTGCGCACCCAGCTGCCGCCCGACTTCGCCATGGCCAACTGGTACCTCGCCCACTATCCGCAGTCGCCTTTCGTCAGCAGGCTCATGGCGGCGCGGGCCGAGCCGGGCCGCCGCCATTCGCTGCTCAACAACCGGTACACCGTGCATGAAGTGGGCGGCAGCATGGTCAGCATGATTGAACACCCTGAAAGCCTGCGGCAATTGCTAACCGAATCATTCGGCATTCGCCTACCCGATCATCCGGCGCTGGAAGCGCTTCTGGCGCGCCTGGTAATTAGCCCGTCCTGA
- a CDS encoding M20/M25/M40 family metallo-hydrolase has product MISLARLRFLPFLLSALLAVAACAGQPQAAEPVLALARQHEAPLLETLRTLCSIESGSRDIDGLEKAAQLVAKRLKALGGEVELVDGNKDVYPMAHTPEKVGRTVRATFRGTGSRKILMLAHMDTVYLKGTLEKQPFRIEGDKAYGLAIADDKQGIATIFHTVAMLKELKFDDYGTLTVLINGDEEIGSPGWAQSMT; this is encoded by the coding sequence GTGATTTCACTTGCCAGGCTTCGCTTTCTTCCCTTCCTTCTTTCCGCACTCCTCGCCGTCGCCGCCTGCGCAGGCCAGCCGCAGGCAGCAGAGCCCGTGCTGGCGCTGGCAAGGCAGCACGAGGCGCCGCTGCTGGAAACGCTGCGGACCCTGTGCAGCATTGAATCGGGCAGCCGCGACATCGATGGGCTGGAGAAGGCGGCGCAGCTCGTCGCCAAGCGCCTGAAGGCGCTGGGTGGCGAGGTGGAGCTGGTGGATGGAAACAAGGACGTCTACCCCATGGCGCACACGCCGGAGAAGGTTGGCCGCACCGTGCGCGCCACATTCCGGGGCACTGGCAGCAGGAAAATCCTGATGCTGGCCCACATGGATACGGTGTACCTGAAAGGCACGCTTGAAAAGCAGCCATTCCGCATCGAGGGCGACAAGGCTTATGGCCTGGCGATTGCCGACGACAAGCAGGGCATTGCCACCATCTTCCATACGGTTGCCATGCTCAAGGAGCTGAAGTTTGACGACTACGGCACCCTGACGGTGCTGATCAATGGCGACGAGGAAATTGGCTCGCCCGGCTGGGCGCAGAGCATGACGTGA